A stretch of Campylobacter gracilis DNA encodes these proteins:
- a CDS encoding helix-turn-helix domain-containing protein: MEEIKEKLNNTDEQAEQTEKPEQTQQPKSSDLDKLKSMDLIEIARTTRIDAQNLEYIINKDFEKLANFNVRGYIKILEREFGLDLSDWLSEFESAKASFAPVKKAKVEQVYGQRVSPNKSGSGWLLWLLAMVLIIGAIFYFGLYKSFGEFLGSLLWEQNKTTYSDAPIVNNTQKKLENIGIDVVSHNATDEKFALKSDANAAAVADENLSSLNALDRSIRIERASIKTEENSTDENATQSAPAPSKDIVLSPRGKMWIGIIDLKSGKKREMVINAPYVVASQGDEELLISTGHGMFELGKADGNVSFNEKNTQKLRVKDGNVTKISNDEFLRLNKGKKW; encoded by the coding sequence ATGGAAGAAATAAAAGAGAAGCTAAATAATACGGACGAGCAGGCGGAACAAACCGAGAAGCCGGAGCAAACACAGCAGCCAAAAAGCAGCGATCTAGATAAATTAAAATCTATGGATCTGATCGAGATAGCGCGTACGACGCGCATCGACGCGCAAAATTTAGAATACATCATAAACAAAGACTTTGAGAAGCTGGCAAATTTTAATGTTAGGGGCTATATTAAAATTTTAGAGCGCGAGTTCGGGCTGGATCTATCAGACTGGCTTAGCGAGTTTGAGAGCGCCAAAGCGAGCTTTGCGCCCGTTAAAAAGGCCAAAGTCGAGCAGGTTTATGGTCAAAGGGTCAGCCCTAACAAAAGCGGCAGCGGTTGGCTTTTATGGCTGCTTGCGATGGTGCTAATCATAGGCGCAATCTTTTATTTCGGACTTTATAAAAGCTTCGGCGAGTTTTTGGGCTCGCTTTTATGGGAGCAAAACAAAACCACCTACTCGGACGCCCCGATTGTAAACAATACTCAAAAAAAGCTTGAAAACATCGGTATCGACGTCGTTTCGCACAACGCTACAGATGAAAAATTCGCATTAAAGTCAGATGCCAATGCAGCCGCTGTTGCGGATGAAAATTTAAGCTCGCTTAATGCGCTGGACCGCTCTATCAGGATCGAACGCGCGAGCATTAAGACTGAGGAAAATTCTACCGACGAAAACGCCACGCAAAGCGCGCCCGCACCCAGCAAAGACATCGTGCTTAGCCCGCGCGGCAAGATGTGGATTGGCATCATTGATTTAAAAAGCGGCAAGAAGCGTGAGATGGTCATAAATGCCCCTTACGTCGTCGCTTCGCAAGGAGATGAGGAACTGCTAATCTCTACCGGTCATGGGATGTTTGAGCTCGGCAAAGCGGACGGCAACGTGAGCTTCAACGAAAAAAATACTCAAAAACTCCGCGTCAAAGACGGAAACGTCACTAAAATTTCAAACGATGAGTTTCTGCGCCTAAACAAGGGCAAGAAGTGGTAA
- a CDS encoding LL-diaminopimelate aminotransferase produces the protein MFDEIRFSKIERLPNYVFAEVNAIKMAARRAGEDIIDFSMGNPDGRTPQHIIDKLCESAQKDKTHGYSVSQGIYKLRLACANWYKRKYGVILDPESEIVAVMGSKEGFVHLTSAIVNPGDVAVVPDPAYPIHTQAFIIAGGNVVKIPLAYDENLNFNENKFFIDLQKTFDESIPRPKYVVVNFPHNPTTVVVQKSFYERLVAMARQERFYIISDIAYAEIAFDDYKTPSIFEIQGAKDVAVEAYTLSKSYNMAGWRVGFVSGNKKLVAALKKIKSWFDYGMFTPIQVAATIALDGPQECVEQIRASYEKRRNFLIDAFADAGWQIAKPSASMFAWAKLPPAAAHLRSMEFSKQLLTKARVAVSPGVGFGAAGDDYVRIAFIENENRTRQAARNIKKYLKEI, from the coding sequence ATGTTTGACGAAATCCGTTTTTCAAAAATCGAGCGTTTGCCCAATTACGTTTTTGCCGAGGTCAATGCCATAAAAATGGCGGCGCGCAGAGCCGGCGAGGATATAATCGATTTTTCGATGGGAAATCCCGATGGCAGGACGCCGCAGCATATAATCGACAAGCTTTGCGAAAGCGCGCAAAAGGATAAGACGCACGGCTACTCCGTAAGCCAGGGCATCTACAAGCTACGACTTGCGTGCGCGAATTGGTATAAGCGCAAATACGGCGTGATCTTAGATCCGGAAAGCGAGATCGTCGCGGTGATGGGCTCTAAAGAGGGCTTCGTGCATCTAACTAGCGCGATCGTAAATCCTGGCGATGTCGCGGTGGTGCCTGATCCCGCGTATCCGATACATACTCAAGCTTTCATCATCGCGGGCGGCAACGTCGTTAAAATCCCGCTTGCCTATGATGAGAATTTAAATTTTAATGAGAATAAATTTTTCATCGATCTGCAAAAAACCTTCGACGAGAGCATTCCGCGTCCAAAATATGTCGTCGTAAATTTCCCGCATAACCCTACCACCGTCGTCGTGCAAAAGAGCTTCTACGAGCGGCTCGTGGCGATGGCGCGGCAGGAGCGGTTTTATATCATCAGCGATATCGCTTACGCAGAGATCGCTTTTGATGATTACAAAACGCCGTCCATTTTTGAGATTCAGGGTGCGAAGGATGTCGCAGTCGAGGCGTACACTCTCTCTAAAAGCTACAATATGGCGGGCTGGCGCGTGGGTTTTGTTAGCGGCAACAAAAAGCTAGTCGCCGCGCTTAAAAAGATCAAATCGTGGTTTGATTACGGTATGTTTACGCCGATCCAAGTAGCCGCCACGATCGCGCTGGACGGGCCGCAGGAGTGCGTAGAGCAGATCCGCGCGAGCTATGAAAAGCGTAGGAATTTTTTGATTGACGCCTTTGCGGACGCGGGCTGGCAGATCGCTAAACCTAGCGCGTCGATGTTTGCGTGGGCGAAATTACCGCCTGCGGCGGCTCATCTAAGGAGTATGGAGTTTTCCAAGCAGCTTCTTACCAAGGCGCGCGTCGCCGTAAGCCCGGGCGTGGGCTTTGGCGCGGCGGGAGACGATTACGTGCGGATCGCTTTTATCGAAAACGAAAACAGGACCCGCCAGGCCGCTAGAAATATAAAAAAATATTTGAAAGAGATCTGA
- a CDS encoding homoserine dehydrogenase: protein MKVAILGVGTVGSEVANILIKNKDIILARAGVSIEPVIGLVRDTSKKRGVQIPLSSDARSIIERDDIDVFVELMGGVEKPYEVVSEILKRKKAVVTANKALLAYHRYKLQALAGDTPFGFEASVAGGIPIIKTLREGLSANRIEKIIGIVNGTSNFILTNMMQKNEKFEDALKRAQELGYAEADPSFDIGGFDAAHKLLILASIAYGVHGDPEDILIEGIEEITQEDIYFAREFDFIIKLLAVAKRACDNKVELRVHPALISKDQMLSKVDGVMNGVSIYGDCVGESMYYGPGAGGSATASAVISDLIDIARDNKNPMLGYKILPSENFMQILPSEQIRTKYYFRLRVRDEKGVLAKLTNIMSLNDLSIDSFLQKPKLKTDEEVTLFFTTHTCCEKDIKRAISVISGENFITQKPFMIRIES from the coding sequence ATGAAGGTAGCGATTTTAGGCGTCGGCACCGTAGGTAGCGAAGTTGCAAACATTTTGATCAAAAACAAAGATATCATCCTTGCGCGCGCAGGCGTTAGCATAGAGCCCGTAATCGGGCTCGTGCGCGATACGAGCAAAAAAAGGGGCGTGCAAATTCCTCTTAGCAGCGACGCGCGAAGTATCATCGAGCGCGATGACATCGACGTTTTTGTAGAGCTTATGGGCGGGGTAGAAAAGCCCTACGAGGTCGTAAGTGAAATTTTAAAGCGTAAAAAGGCGGTCGTTACAGCAAATAAGGCGCTTTTGGCTTATCATCGCTACAAGCTCCAGGCTTTGGCGGGCGATACGCCTTTTGGCTTTGAAGCGAGCGTAGCGGGCGGAATTCCGATCATCAAAACCCTGCGCGAGGGCCTAAGCGCCAATCGTATCGAAAAGATAATCGGCATCGTAAACGGCACGAGCAACTTCATCCTTACGAATATGATGCAAAAAAACGAGAAATTTGAGGATGCGCTAAAGCGAGCTCAAGAGCTCGGATACGCCGAAGCCGATCCTAGCTTTGACATCGGCGGGTTCGACGCGGCGCATAAGCTTTTGATCTTAGCTAGCATCGCATACGGCGTGCACGGCGACCCAGAAGATATCCTAATCGAGGGGATCGAGGAGATCACGCAGGAGGATATCTATTTTGCGCGCGAATTCGACTTCATAATCAAGCTGCTTGCGGTAGCCAAGCGCGCGTGTGATAATAAAGTCGAGTTGCGCGTCCATCCTGCGCTCATTTCAAAGGATCAAATGCTCTCAAAAGTCGATGGCGTGATGAACGGCGTGAGCATCTACGGAGACTGCGTCGGCGAGAGTATGTATTACGGCCCTGGCGCGGGCGGAAGCGCTACGGCAAGCGCTGTTATAAGCGATCTTATCGATATCGCGCGCGATAATAAAAATCCGATGCTCGGCTATAAAATTTTGCCGAGTGAAAATTTTATGCAAATTTTGCCAAGCGAACAGATCCGCACGAAGTATTATTTCAGGCTGCGCGTGCGCGACGAGAAGGGCGTGCTGGCGAAGCTTACGAACATTATGAGCTTAAACGATCTTTCGATCGACAGCTTTTTGCAAAAGCCGAAGCTCAAAACGGATGAGGAAGTGACGCTGTTTTTCACGACGCATACGTGCTGTGAGAAGGATATCAAGCGCGCAATAAGCGTAATTAGCGGCGAAAATTTCATCACGCAAAAGCCTTTTATGATCAGGATCGAAAGCTAA
- a CDS encoding YraN family protein — MSLKEYLFGFACEDRAAEFLRGEGFEILKRNFRCRFGEIDIVARKDGILHFVEVKATSGDYDAAERVTGAKMAKILKAAEFYLMSCDKDEPWQIDVVEVYPKQIKFIANISF; from the coding sequence TTGAGCTTAAAAGAATATCTTTTCGGCTTTGCCTGCGAGGACCGTGCGGCGGAATTTTTACGCGGCGAAGGATTTGAAATTTTAAAGCGAAATTTCCGCTGCCGCTTCGGCGAGATCGACATCGTCGCGCGCAAAGACGGCATTTTGCACTTCGTAGAAGTAAAGGCCACGAGCGGCGATTACGACGCCGCAGAGCGCGTGACGGGCGCTAAGATGGCTAAAATTTTAAAGGCGGCGGAATTTTATCTGATGAGCTGCGATAAGGACGAGCCGTGGCAGATCGATGTCGTGGAAGTTTATCCAAAGCAGATAAAATTTATCGCCAACATATCTTTTTAA
- the trxA gene encoding thioredoxin, translated as MGKYIELTSENFDVTKEGVALVDFWAPWCGPCRMIAPIIEELANDYDGKAKICKVNTDEAQDLAVQFGVRSIPTILFFKDGELKAQLIGAQSKQIIADKLNSLL; from the coding sequence ATGGGAAAGTATATAGAGCTTACTTCGGAGAATTTCGATGTTACTAAAGAGGGTGTCGCGCTAGTCGATTTCTGGGCGCCTTGGTGCGGACCGTGCCGTATGATCGCCCCGATCATCGAGGAGCTTGCGAACGATTACGACGGCAAGGCTAAAATTTGCAAAGTAAATACCGACGAAGCGCAGGATCTTGCGGTGCAGTTCGGCGTTCGCTCGATCCCAACGATACTATTTTTCAAAGACGGCGAGCTAAAAGCTCAGCTCATCGGCGCGCAATCCAAGCAGATCATAGCCGACAAGCTAAACTCGCTTCTGTAA